The Nocardioides sp. S-1144 genome includes a region encoding these proteins:
- a CDS encoding biotin transporter BioY, with the protein MTLHQPTETATADRRRAFSPTDLALVASFAALISAMTYLGAVPVGGAGVPITLQTLGVMLAGCLLGPVRGTAAVLLYLLLGFIGLPVFAGHTSGPGVLSEPSVGYLLSFPVAAALGGFLVSRIAASARTRALPVFLCSIAASILVIHPMGIGGLMVRLDLDVVEAWRIDVLYWVGDLLKTTIVALVVSEVHRAFPQLLDRRR; encoded by the coding sequence ATGACGCTGCACCAGCCGACCGAGACCGCCACCGCCGACCGGCGCCGGGCCTTCTCCCCGACCGACCTGGCCCTGGTCGCCTCGTTCGCGGCCCTCATCTCGGCCATGACCTACCTGGGCGCGGTCCCCGTCGGCGGCGCCGGCGTCCCGATCACGCTGCAGACCCTCGGCGTGATGCTCGCCGGGTGCCTGCTCGGCCCGGTCCGCGGCACAGCCGCGGTCCTGCTCTACCTGCTGCTCGGCTTCATCGGGCTGCCCGTCTTCGCCGGGCACACCTCGGGCCCGGGGGTGCTCAGCGAGCCGAGCGTCGGCTACCTGCTGTCGTTCCCGGTCGCCGCGGCGCTCGGCGGCTTCCTGGTCAGCCGGATCGCCGCGTCGGCGCGCACCCGGGCGCTGCCGGTCTTCCTGTGCTCCATCGCGGCCAGCATCCTGGTGATCCACCCGATGGGGATCGGCGGGCTGATGGTCCGCCTCGACCTCGACGTCGTCGAGGCCTGGCGCATCGACGTCCTCTACTGGGTCGGCGACCTGCTGAAGACGACGATCGTCGCCCTGGTCGTCTCCGAGGTCCACCGCGCCTTCCCCCAGCTGCTCGACCGTCGTCGCTGA
- a CDS encoding energy-coupling factor ABC transporter ATP-binding protein, with amino-acid sequence MPLIELRDVEVTVSTPAGDRVLLHPTSLSLTEQRIGVVGPNGSGKSTLVRLLNGLVTPTAGGVRVGGVDVVAHPAAARRVVGFCFTDPAAQLVMPTCVEDVELSLRRHEKDAATRRRRALEVLEEHGLLAHADLSVHALSGGQKQLLALAGVLAVRPGVLVADEPTTLLDLVHTRRVGDLLFSLEQQLVLVTHDLDLVRRCDRVLVVDDARVVFDGPAGAAVDHYVASVTGR; translated from the coding sequence ATGCCGCTGATCGAGCTGCGCGACGTCGAGGTCACCGTCTCGACGCCGGCCGGCGACCGGGTGCTGCTGCACCCGACGTCGCTGTCGCTCACCGAGCAGCGGATCGGCGTGGTCGGCCCGAACGGCTCGGGCAAGTCGACGCTCGTGCGGCTGCTCAACGGCCTCGTGACGCCGACGGCCGGTGGCGTCCGCGTCGGGGGCGTCGACGTCGTCGCCCACCCGGCGGCGGCGCGCCGGGTCGTCGGCTTCTGCTTCACCGACCCGGCGGCCCAGCTGGTGATGCCGACCTGCGTGGAGGACGTCGAGCTGTCGCTGCGCCGGCACGAGAAGGACGCCGCGACCCGGCGCCGGCGCGCGCTGGAGGTGCTGGAGGAGCACGGCCTCCTCGCCCACGCCGACCTGAGCGTGCACGCGCTCTCGGGCGGCCAGAAGCAGCTGCTCGCGCTGGCCGGCGTGCTCGCGGTCCGGCCAGGGGTGCTGGTCGCCGACGAGCCGACGACCCTGCTCGACCTGGTCCACACCCGTCGGGTGGGCGACCTGCTGTTCTCGCTCGAGCAGCAGCTGGTGCTGGTCACCCACGACCTCGACCTGGTGCGCCGCTGCGACCGGGTGCTCGTGGTCGACGACGCCCGGGTCGTCTTCGACGGGCCGGCCGGCGCCGCCGTCGACCACTACGTCGCCTCGGTCACCGGGCGGTGA
- a CDS encoding energy-coupling factor transporter transmembrane component T family protein, translating to MTVGLHQPGDTVLHRLPAGAKLAGLSVISIGTVVAHAPAVTVSVFVLAVLLACLGRVPLVSLVRSLRLVLAIAVVAAALQWWWYDLPKAVETLVDLVSLALLAVVVTVTTAVTAMLDTIVRLLGPLRRVGLDTERVALAVALAIRALPATVDLGRETRDAARARGLGRDPRAHLTPFVIRVVAQAHLTGDALVARGIGDDDLVGPADAAPGPQPPP from the coding sequence GTGACCGTCGGGCTCCACCAGCCCGGCGACACGGTGCTGCACCGGCTGCCGGCCGGCGCGAAGCTGGCGGGGCTGTCGGTGATCAGCATCGGCACCGTCGTGGCCCACGCGCCGGCGGTGACGGTCTCGGTGTTCGTGCTCGCCGTGCTGCTCGCGTGCCTCGGCCGGGTGCCGCTGGTGTCGCTGGTCCGCTCGCTGCGCCTGGTGCTGGCGATCGCCGTGGTGGCCGCCGCCCTCCAGTGGTGGTGGTACGACCTCCCCAAGGCCGTCGAGACCCTGGTGGACCTGGTCTCGCTGGCCCTGCTGGCCGTCGTCGTGACGGTCACCACCGCGGTGACGGCGATGCTCGACACGATCGTGCGGCTGCTGGGCCCGCTGCGCCGGGTGGGCCTCGACACCGAGCGGGTCGCGCTGGCGGTGGCGCTGGCGATCCGCGCCCTGCCCGCGACCGTCGACCTCGGCCGCGAGACCCGCGACGCGGCGCGGGCCCGGGGGCTCGGGCGCGACCCGCGGGCCCACCTGACGCCGTTCGTCATCCGCGTCGTCGCGCAGGCCCACCTGACCGGTGACGCGCTCGTCGCGCGCGGCATCGGCGACGACGACCTCGTCGGGCCGGCCGACGCCGCGCCGGGCCCCCAGCCGCCGCCGTAG
- a CDS encoding tetratricopeptide repeat protein: MNIEELPEIAVPAIVFPGQRGVESAHRVAHDLLERRAPREALDVLAPALEQDPGNRGLRTLRAWAHFMRASLGPAETDLRALVEDDPSDVWARHALGRTLERQSRLREALPHLRLAHAMTGDVEHEVDVLRVERRLATG; the protein is encoded by the coding sequence GTGAACATCGAGGAGCTGCCTGAGATCGCCGTCCCGGCCATCGTCTTCCCCGGCCAGCGCGGCGTGGAGTCCGCGCACCGGGTCGCCCACGACCTGCTCGAGCGCCGTGCCCCGCGCGAGGCGCTCGACGTCCTGGCCCCGGCCCTGGAGCAGGACCCCGGCAACCGCGGGCTGCGCACGCTGCGCGCCTGGGCCCACTTCATGCGCGCCTCGCTCGGCCCGGCCGAGACCGACCTGCGCGCCCTGGTCGAGGACGACCCGAGCGACGTGTGGGCCCGCCACGCGCTCGGCCGCACGCTCGAGCGCCAGTCCCGGCTGCGCGAGGCGCTGCCGCACCTGCGGCTGGCCCACGCCATGACCGGCGACGTCGAGCACGAGGTCGACGTCCTGCGCGTCGAGCGGCGGCTCGCCACCGGCTGA
- a CDS encoding peptide chain release factor 3 yields the protein MSDSRPRRTFAVISHPDAGKSTLTEALALHARVITEAGAVHGKGGRRATVSDWMDMEKARGISITSAALQFTYRDHVVNLVDTPGHSDFSEDTYRVLSAVDSAVMLVDAGKGLEPQTLKLFRVCALRGIPVITVINKWDRPGLSALELMDLIEQQIKLRPTPLTWPVGEAGDFRGVLDRRTGEFVKYTRTAGGATRAPERRMPASEVDAADLPVWQDAVEEHELLEADGADHDQELFLAGRTTPVMFASALQNFGVAQLLDLLLDLAPAPHATEGVDGSVREPADDFSAFVFKVQSGMNAAHRDRLAYARVVSGTFERGMVVTHASTGRPFATKYAQAVFGRELSSIEEASPGDIIGLVNAQALRVGDTVYVGDAIEYPPVPTFAPEHFMTVTAADVGRYKQFRKGIDQLDQEGVVQVLRSDLRGDQSPVLAAVGPMQFEVVEERMENEFNSPIRLSRLDYQVARRTDADGAAALSGKRGVEVLQRSDGTHLALFVDKWRADVTARDNPDIMLEALPAGGAA from the coding sequence GTGTCCGACAGCCGCCCCCGCCGTACCTTCGCGGTCATCAGCCACCCCGACGCCGGCAAGTCCACCCTGACCGAGGCGCTCGCGCTGCACGCGCGCGTGATCACCGAGGCCGGGGCCGTGCACGGCAAGGGCGGGCGCCGCGCGACCGTCTCCGACTGGATGGACATGGAGAAGGCGCGCGGGATCTCGATCACCTCGGCCGCGCTGCAGTTCACCTACCGCGACCACGTCGTGAACCTCGTCGACACCCCCGGCCACAGCGACTTCTCCGAGGACACCTACCGCGTGCTCTCGGCCGTCGACTCCGCCGTCATGCTCGTGGACGCCGGCAAGGGGCTCGAGCCGCAGACCCTCAAGCTGTTCCGCGTCTGCGCGCTGCGCGGGATCCCGGTCATCACCGTCATCAACAAGTGGGACCGCCCCGGGCTGTCCGCCCTCGAGCTGATGGACCTCATCGAGCAGCAGATCAAGCTGCGCCCGACCCCGCTGACCTGGCCGGTCGGCGAGGCCGGCGACTTCCGCGGCGTGCTCGACCGGCGCACCGGCGAGTTCGTGAAGTACACCCGCACCGCCGGCGGCGCGACCCGCGCCCCGGAGCGGCGGATGCCGGCCTCCGAGGTCGACGCCGCCGACCTGCCCGTGTGGCAGGACGCCGTCGAGGAGCACGAGCTGCTCGAGGCCGACGGCGCCGACCACGACCAGGAGCTGTTCCTGGCCGGCCGGACGACGCCGGTGATGTTCGCCTCGGCGCTGCAGAACTTCGGCGTCGCCCAGCTGCTCGACCTGCTGCTCGACCTGGCTCCCGCCCCGCACGCCACCGAGGGCGTCGACGGGTCGGTGCGCGAGCCCGCCGACGACTTCAGCGCCTTCGTCTTCAAGGTGCAGTCGGGCATGAACGCCGCGCACCGCGACCGGCTCGCCTACGCGCGCGTCGTGTCCGGCACGTTCGAGCGGGGGATGGTCGTCACCCACGCCTCGACCGGGCGCCCCTTCGCCACCAAGTACGCCCAGGCCGTCTTCGGCCGCGAGCTCTCCTCGATCGAGGAGGCCTCGCCCGGCGACATCATCGGCCTCGTCAACGCCCAGGCCCTGCGGGTCGGCGACACCGTGTACGTCGGCGACGCGATCGAGTACCCGCCGGTGCCGACGTTCGCCCCCGAGCACTTCATGACCGTGACGGCGGCCGACGTCGGTCGCTACAAGCAGTTCCGCAAGGGCATCGACCAGCTCGACCAGGAGGGCGTCGTCCAGGTCCTGCGCTCCGACCTGCGCGGCGACCAGAGCCCGGTGCTCGCGGCGGTCGGACCGATGCAGTTCGAGGTCGTCGAGGAGCGGATGGAGAACGAGTTCAACTCCCCCATCCGCCTGTCCCGCCTCGACTACCAGGTCGCCCGCCGCACCGACGCCGACGGGGCGGCCGCGCTGTCCGGCAAGCGCGGCGTCGAGGTGCTCCAGCGCTCCGACGGCACCCACCTCGCGCTGTTCGTCGACAAGTGGCGCGCCGACGTCACCGCCCGCGACAACCCCGACATCATGCTCGAGGCGCTGCCCGCGGGCGGCGCGGCCTGA
- a CDS encoding FAD-dependent oxidoreductase has product MRHIRVAVVGAGPAGIYAADILTKEADEAGVRVSVDLLDRLPAPYGLVRYGVAPDHPRIKEIVKALRRVLGHEDIRFLGNVEYGTDLKLDDLQRFYDAVVFATGAMADRPLDIPGIDLPGSHGAADFVSWYAGHPDVPAHWPLEAESVAVLGAGNVALDVARMLAKPAEEQLSTEIADNVFQGLSLNRAREIHVFARRGPAQIKFTPMELRELSHSPEVDVVVHPEGFEIDEASQQAISSSKGVRLVVDTLLKHVDAEPTGASRRIHIHLCQAPVEVLGTDRVEGLRTEITELQGDGTARGTGEYVDTPVQAVYRAVGYLSTQLVDLPFDQAAGVIPNDGGRVVDLDGVPVPGAYVTGWIKRGPVGLIGHTKSDAAQTVAHLLEDVAALAVPEDTDPDGLVAHLADRGVDVVTWDGWGRLDAHEVALGEAAGRERIKVVAREEMLRVARG; this is encoded by the coding sequence ATGCGCCACATCCGCGTCGCCGTCGTCGGTGCCGGCCCGGCGGGCATCTACGCCGCCGACATCCTGACCAAGGAGGCCGACGAGGCCGGGGTCCGGGTCAGCGTCGACCTCCTCGACCGCCTGCCGGCGCCCTACGGCCTGGTGCGCTACGGCGTCGCGCCGGACCACCCGCGCATCAAGGAGATCGTCAAGGCGCTGCGACGGGTGCTGGGCCACGAGGACATCCGCTTCCTCGGCAACGTCGAGTACGGCACCGACCTCAAGCTCGACGACCTCCAGCGCTTCTACGACGCCGTCGTCTTCGCGACCGGCGCGATGGCCGACCGCCCGCTCGACATCCCGGGCATCGACCTGCCGGGCAGCCACGGCGCGGCCGACTTCGTGTCCTGGTACGCCGGGCACCCCGACGTCCCCGCGCACTGGCCGCTCGAGGCCGAGTCGGTCGCCGTCCTCGGCGCCGGCAACGTCGCCCTCGACGTCGCCCGGATGCTCGCCAAGCCGGCCGAGGAGCAGCTGAGCACCGAGATCGCCGACAACGTCTTCCAGGGGCTGTCGCTCAACCGGGCCCGCGAGATCCACGTCTTCGCCCGCCGCGGCCCGGCCCAGATCAAGTTCACGCCGATGGAGCTGCGCGAGCTGTCGCACTCGCCCGAGGTCGACGTCGTCGTGCACCCCGAGGGCTTCGAGATCGACGAGGCCAGCCAGCAGGCGATCAGCTCCAGCAAGGGCGTCCGCCTGGTCGTCGACACCCTCCTCAAGCACGTCGACGCCGAGCCGACCGGCGCCTCGCGCCGGATCCACATCCACCTGTGCCAGGCGCCGGTCGAGGTGCTCGGCACCGACCGGGTGGAGGGGCTGCGCACCGAGATCACCGAGCTCCAGGGCGACGGCACGGCCCGCGGCACCGGCGAGTACGTCGACACGCCCGTCCAGGCCGTCTACCGCGCGGTCGGCTACCTCTCCACCCAGCTCGTCGACCTGCCCTTCGACCAGGCCGCCGGCGTCATCCCCAACGACGGCGGGCGGGTGGTCGACCTCGACGGCGTCCCCGTGCCCGGCGCCTACGTCACCGGCTGGATCAAGCGCGGCCCGGTCGGCCTGATCGGCCACACCAAGTCCGACGCCGCCCAGACCGTGGCGCACCTGCTCGAGGACGTCGCCGCCCTCGCGGTCCCCGAGGACACCGACCCCGACGGGCTGGTCGCCCACCTGGCCGACCGCGGCGTCGACGTCGTCACCTGGGACGGCTGGGGCCGTCTCGACGCCCACGAGGTCGCCCTCGGCGAGGCCGCCGGCCGCGAGCGGATCAAGGTGGTCGCGCGCGAGGAGATGCTCCGCGTCGCGCGCGGCTGA